A region from the Salvia splendens isolate huo1 chromosome 15, SspV2, whole genome shotgun sequence genome encodes:
- the LOC121768779 gene encoding pumilio homolog 24-like has translation MAPKPQQKKNSGSASIKRKTNPTQKSDGQVSNFKKPKLSSNPKKTINSQNKVGSQPSKFPKKEYQKPHAEKGEVEDSKKQARLRSKELAQARKKIRKKHYTLEQELALLWEKMRRRNISKEDRSRLVGEAVKKMQGKISEIARSHIASRVLQTCVKHCTQDERNAVFTELQPHFISLASNTYAVRLVTKLLDLASKEQLAEFISSLHGHVASLLRQMVGSLVIEHAYCLGNASQKQTLLMELYSPELQLFKDLVTMKQNRLEDIISKLQLQKSSVARHMTSVLQPILEKGILAHSIVHRALLEYLDIADKFSAADVIQQLSGPSFVRIIATKDGSRLGMLCIRHGSAKDRKKIIKGMKGNVEKIASDKFGSMVLVCILSVVDDTKLVSKIIIRELEKNLKELILDQNTRRPFMQLLHPDCSRYFNQDDLVSLNLSIPSLKANCEPDDEEANEQDKDGDSDGDIQMNEGGKKDPFKRRQELLVDSGLAEKLIEICSEMAEVLLKSKYGRDVMYEVAIGGSDGILHPTLDEKLLELYEAIASIAAQPKVEAEEHILEQFHSSRTIRKLVIDCPSFATVLWEKALKGNCAVLAKGHSSKVISAFLETTDSAVKKLAVKELQPLIKSGDLSLPKPNESATDK, from the exons ATGGCGCCGAAGCCACAACAGAAGAAGAACAGCGGCAGCGCCTCGATTAAGAGGAAGACTAACCCTACCCAGAAATCGGATGGACAAGTTTCAAACTTCAAAAAACCTAAATTATCATCCAATCCGAAGAAGACTATCAATTCTCAAAATAAAGTCGGGAGCCAGCCATCAAAATTTCCTAAAAAGGAATACCAAAAACCTCATGCTGAGAAGGGGGAAGTGGAGGACTCCAAGAAACAAGCTCGTCTGCGTTCAAAG GAGTTAGCTCAAGCAAGGAAGAAGATCAGGAAGAAGCATTACACACTGGAACAA GAACTTGCTTTGCTATGGGAGAAGATGAGACGCCGTAATATTTCAAAAGAAGATAGGTCAAG GTTGGTAGGCGAAGCCGTCAAGAAGATGCAAGGGAAGATTTCTGAAATTGCAAGGTCTCACATTGCATCTCGCGTTCTTCAG ACTTGTGTTAAACATTGTACACAAGATGAAAGAAATGCTGTTTTTACGGAGCTTCAGccacattttatttctcttgCAAGCAATACTTATGCAGTTCGTCTTGTTACTAAGTTGCTAGATCTAG CATCCAAGGAACAATTGGCAGAATTTATATCGTCTCTCCATGGGCATGTTGCTTCTCTTCTTCGTCAAATGGTTGGCTCTCTAG TTATCGAACATGCATATTGCCTTGGAAATGCAAGTCAGAAGCAAACTCTTCTTATGGAACTATATTCTCCAGAACTGCAGCTATTCAAGGACTTGGTTACGATGAAACAGAACAG ATTGGAAGATATCATTTCAAAGCTGCAGTTACAGAAGTCGTCTGTCGCACGTCACATGACATCTGTGCTTCAACCTATTCTGGAGAAAGGGATCTTAGCGCATTCGATTGTCCACAGAGCATTACTGGAATACTTAGACATTGCAGATAAG TTTTCTGCAGCAGATGTTATTCAACAGTTGTCGGGTCCATCTTTCGTTCGGATTATTGCAACTAAGGATGGATCCAGGCTTGGTATGCTCTGTATAAGACATGGGAGTGCGAAG GATCGAAAGAAAATTATCAAAGGGATGAAAGGCAATGTTGAAAAGATAGCTAGTGACAAATTCGGGAGTATG GTACTTGTATGCATACTTTCAGTTGTTGATGACACAAAACTTGTGTCGAAG ATAATCATTCGTGAGCTTGAAAAAAATCTTAAGGAGCTTATATTAGACCAG AATACACGACGCCCTTTTATGCAGCTTCTTCATCCAGATTGCTCCCGATATTTCAACCAGGATGACTTGGTTTCGCTGAACCTATCTATTCCATCCCTAAAAGCTAAT tGTGAACCAGATGATGAGGAAGCTAACGAACAGGACAAGGATGGCGATAGTGATGGAGACATACAGATGAATGAAGGTGGTAAGAAGGATCCTTTTAAGCGGAGGCAGGAGTTGCTGGTCGATAGTGGGCTTGCTGAG AAACTCATCGAAATATGTTCTGAGATGGCAGAAGTTCTACTAAAATCGAAATATGGGAGAGACGTCATGTACGAG GTTGCTATTGGAGGCAGTGACGGAATACTCCATCCAACTTTGGATGAAAAGTTGCTCGAGCTGTACGAAGCTATAGCATCTATTGCTGCTCAACCGAAGGTTGAAGCAGAAGAGCATATTTTGGAACAGTTCCATTCGAGCCGGACTATCAGGAAACTCGTTATAGACTGCCCTTCATTTGCTACCGTACTATGGGAAAAAGCTTTGAAAGGAAACTGTGCAGTCTTGGCCAAAGGTCACAG TTCCAAGGTGATCAGTGCCTTCCTGGAAACCACGGACTCTGCCGTGAAGAAGTTGGCAGTAAAGGAGCTGCAGCCATTGATAAAGAGTGGTGACCTAAGTTTACCGAAGCCCAATGAGTCAGCCACGGACAAGTAA